In Acinetobacter sp. WCHAc010034, a genomic segment contains:
- the icd gene encoding NADP-dependent isocitrate dehydrogenase codes for MGYQKIVVPVDGSKITVNADLSLNVPNQPIIPFIEGDGIGVDITPAMKAVVDAAVQKAYGGKRSIEWMEVYCGEKAEKIYGTYMPEETFDALREYIVSIKGPLTTPVGGGIRSLNVALRQELDLYVCVRPVRWFEGVPSPVQHPELTDMVIFRENSEDIYAGIEWKADSKEAKKVIKFLKEEMGVTKIRFEENCGIGIKPVSKEGTQRLVRKAIQFAIDNDKPSVTLVHKGNIMKYTEGAFKEWGYELAVERFGGELLDGGPWVKIKNPKNGKDIIIKDVIADAFLQQILMRPSDYSVIATLNLNGDYISDALAAEVGGIGIAPGANIGGAIQVYEATHGTAPKYAGQDKVNPGSIILSAEMMLRDMGWDEAADLIIKGISGAIAAKTVTYDFERLMPGATLLRCSEFGQAIIENMDK; via the coding sequence ATGGGTTATCAGAAGATCGTCGTGCCTGTGGATGGCAGCAAAATTACCGTAAACGCGGATTTGTCACTGAATGTTCCAAATCAGCCTATCATTCCTTTTATTGAAGGTGACGGCATTGGTGTGGACATTACTCCGGCGATGAAAGCCGTGGTTGACGCTGCGGTTCAGAAGGCATACGGCGGCAAGCGTTCGATTGAATGGATGGAAGTGTACTGCGGCGAAAAAGCGGAAAAAATTTACGGCACATACATGCCGGAAGAAACTTTTGACGCTTTGCGCGAATATATTGTTTCGATCAAAGGCCCATTAACAACGCCAGTCGGCGGCGGCATCCGCTCTTTAAATGTAGCACTGCGCCAGGAATTGGACCTTTATGTTTGCGTGCGTCCAGTGCGCTGGTTTGAAGGCGTTCCTTCGCCGGTTCAGCACCCGGAATTGACGGACATGGTGATCTTCCGTGAAAACTCTGAAGATATCTATGCGGGCATTGAGTGGAAAGCGGACTCGAAAGAAGCTAAAAAAGTCATCAAATTCTTAAAAGAAGAAATGGGCGTGACTAAGATCCGCTTTGAAGAGAACTGTGGCATCGGTATTAAGCCGGTATCAAAAGAAGGCACGCAGCGTCTGGTGCGCAAAGCGATCCAGTTCGCAATAGACAATGACAAGCCAAGCGTGACTTTAGTGCACAAAGGCAACATCATGAAATACACCGAAGGCGCGTTTAAAGAGTGGGGCTATGAGCTTGCTGTTGAGCGTTTCGGCGGCGAGCTGCTGGACGGCGGCCCGTGGGTTAAAATCAAAAATCCGAAGAACGGCAAAGACATCATCATTAAAGATGTGATTGCCGATGCCTTCCTGCAGCAAATCCTGATGCGCCCATCGGACTATTCCGTTATTGCGACGCTGAATTTAAACGGCGACTATATTTCCGATGCGCTGGCAGCGGAAGTCGGCGGCATCGGCATTGCGCCGGGCGCAAACATCGGCGGCGCGATTCAGGTATATGAAGCGACTCACGGCACCGCGCCTAAATACGCGGGCCAAGACAAAGTCAATCCGGGTTCAATCATCCTTTCTGCTGAAATGATGCTTCGCGACATGGGCTGGGATGAAGCTGCAGACTTGATCATTAAAGGCATTTCCGGCGCGATTGCTGCCAAAACGGTGACTTATGATTTTGAGCGCTTAATGCCGGGCGCAACGCTTTTGCGCTGTTCTGAATTCGGTCAGGCGATTATTGAAAATATGGATAAGTAA
- a CDS encoding lysozyme, with the protein MSNKTKYLAYGLAASAAFFTSLEIHEGYLAKPYRDSGGVVTQGIGSTVKPNGQQIKMTDPPITRKTAQEWAKAHVAKDEIAFRNSLHGVKLSQVEYDTYLDFSYNFGAANWRSSSMLRNLKAGKYKAACNSLLKWKYVAKKDCSIRSNNCYGVWTRQLERYSKCIGAQ; encoded by the coding sequence ATGTCGAATAAAACTAAATACCTGGCGTATGGACTGGCAGCTTCGGCTGCTTTTTTTACGTCTTTAGAAATACACGAAGGCTATTTAGCAAAGCCATACCGTGACAGCGGTGGAGTTGTTACACAGGGTATTGGGTCAACAGTCAAACCCAATGGCCAGCAAATCAAGATGACAGATCCGCCGATCACACGCAAAACAGCACAAGAATGGGCTAAAGCCCATGTGGCCAAAGATGAAATTGCATTTCGCAATTCACTGCATGGCGTGAAGTTATCTCAGGTTGAATATGACACCTATCTCGATTTTTCATACAACTTTGGTGCTGCGAATTGGCGCTCATCATCTATGCTTCGCAACCTGAAAGCTGGTAAATACAAGGCGGCTTGCAATTCATTGCTGAAGTGGAAATACGTTGCGAAAAAAGACTGCAGTATTCGATCAAACAATTGTTATGGCGTTTGGACTCGGCAGCTTGAGCGCTATAGCAAATGCATTGGAGCACAATAA
- a CDS encoding LysE family translocator produces MSVLLLFALTVAPLVFTPGPDMLFILSQVMGRNAKAGIMATLGICLGYMVHSILVALGIAAIIVSFPMLFEAIRWLGIAYLLYLAAHLLKSVFSAKKLSIENAGSANPVKKGFFTALLNPKGMLIYFAILPQFIDKSGNTVAQGLLLSCVFIGLIFAVYCCLSLIFAKISQKTQIDARKQKWIDGTSGGLLAVAAAWLMAN; encoded by the coding sequence ATGTCTGTACTGCTGCTTTTTGCGTTAACGGTTGCCCCGCTTGTCTTTACTCCCGGGCCAGACATGCTGTTTATTCTGTCTCAGGTCATGGGCAGGAATGCAAAAGCAGGCATCATGGCGACACTGGGCATATGTTTAGGCTACATGGTGCATTCCATACTGGTCGCGCTGGGCATTGCCGCCATTATTGTGTCTTTTCCAATGCTGTTTGAAGCCATCCGCTGGCTCGGCATCGCCTATCTGCTGTATCTGGCGGCGCACCTATTAAAGTCGGTGTTCAGCGCGAAAAAGCTCTCGATTGAAAATGCCGGCAGCGCCAACCCGGTTAAAAAAGGCTTTTTTACCGCGCTGCTGAACCCTAAAGGCATGCTGATTTACTTTGCGATCCTGCCGCAGTTTATTGACAAGTCCGGCAATACCGTGGCTCAGGGCCTGCTGCTGTCTTGCGTATTTATCGGCCTGATCTTTGCAGTGTACTGCTGCCTCAGCCTGATATTTGCCAAAATCAGCCAGAAAACCCAGATTGATGCGCGCAAGCAGAAGTGGATTGACGGCACATCCGGCGGGCTGCTGGCTGTGGCGGCGGCATGGCTGATGGCCAACTGA
- a CDS encoding holin yields MSETTGQAIAEASAAVTSVSAKTAVGGSIAGLSGKFLGLDPVTALGLVIAIAGLLVSFMSFLINWYYKRQENKRADELHQLALQKAKGECNVE; encoded by the coding sequence ATGTCTGAAACAACAGGGCAGGCAATCGCTGAAGCGAGTGCAGCGGTTACTTCGGTGTCAGCAAAAACAGCGGTTGGCGGCTCAATCGCTGGATTATCAGGAAAGTTTCTTGGCTTAGATCCAGTAACGGCGCTAGGTTTGGTTATCGCCATTGCAGGCCTATTGGTTAGCTTTATGAGTTTTTTAATCAATTGGTACTACAAGCGACAAGAAAACAAACGTGCGGATGAGTTGCATCAACTAGCACTGCAAAAAGCAAAGGGGGAGTGCAATGTCGAATAA
- a CDS encoding carboxypeptidase regulatory-like domain-containing protein, which translates to MIRILRVFWGGYTPNFEKLASMKYRKINIHRQVITVSSQNHGFGRILGTVKKLGNAYSPVPVCVFKRDTRELIWETKSNSDGSYNFRNIKKGLECFIVAFDPAGEYNAVISDKVIAK; encoded by the coding sequence TTGATTAGGATTCTCAGGGTTTTTTGGGGTGGGTATACTCCAAATTTCGAAAAACTTGCATCAATGAAATACAGGAAAATCAATATTCACAGACAGGTGATTACTGTATCAAGCCAAAATCATGGCTTTGGAAGAATACTTGGAACGGTTAAAAAGCTTGGAAATGCATATTCCCCAGTCCCGGTATGTGTGTTTAAGAGGGATACCAGAGAATTGATATGGGAAACAAAATCAAACTCAGATGGGTCATACAATTTCCGAAACATCAAAAAGGGCCTTGAGTGCTTTATTGTGGCATTTGATCCAGCTGGTGAATATAACGCGGTAATTTCAGATAAGGTGATAGCAAAATGA
- a CDS encoding GNAT family N-acetyltransferase — protein sequence MPYSIETPRLRLRPWRPEDFEPFAQLNADPAVMRYFPHALTAAESHALAQKFQRLIELNGWGFWAIELKQAQRFIGFCGLHFQPDMFEFSPCTEIGWRLDAKYWHQGYATEAAEACLHFAFDILKLEEVVAFTAKQNSPSEALMQRLGMQPQGYFDHPKLDQDSPLLTHALYRITPADFLKSRGGCGLSQSIHIATGRKLSIPE from the coding sequence ATGCCCTATAGTATTGAAACGCCCAGATTAAGGCTCCGGCCTTGGCGCCCTGAAGATTTTGAACCGTTTGCGCAGCTGAACGCCGACCCTGCAGTGATGCGCTATTTTCCTCACGCCTTAACGGCGGCGGAAAGCCATGCCTTAGCGCAGAAGTTCCAGCGCTTGATTGAGCTGAATGGCTGGGGCTTTTGGGCTATCGAATTAAAGCAGGCGCAGCGGTTTATCGGCTTTTGCGGCCTGCATTTTCAGCCGGATATGTTTGAATTTTCGCCCTGCACCGAAATCGGCTGGAGGCTGGATGCAAAATACTGGCATCAGGGCTATGCCACGGAAGCCGCAGAAGCCTGCCTGCATTTTGCTTTTGATATTTTGAAGCTTGAAGAAGTAGTGGCCTTTACCGCAAAACAGAACAGCCCGTCTGAAGCGCTTATGCAGCGTTTAGGCATGCAGCCGCAGGGCTATTTTGACCATCCGAAGCTGGATCAAGACAGCCCTTTGCTTACGCATGCGCTTTACCGCATTACACCGGCTGATTTTCTAAAAAGTCGCGGTGGATGTGGCTTAAGTCAATCAATTCATATTGCGACAGGCCGAAAGCTTTCCATACCTGAATAA
- a CDS encoding YbfB/YjiJ family MFS transporter, which produces MSSSRIKLSLFLCLCMCLGIGILRFSYTALLPSTRDAFGWTAQFASILGSANLLGYLIGAFWAMRLPQTRIMAAYIQAAAFAGMVSLLSCAFSGFPDAWYLFWRIISGISGGLIMILSPSIVAQCSELKDRFTINFIGFSGIGIGVLLATLFLPYLDQIAIRTAWLILTGFAFCIGIILSLLLKGLKPLLASEIPRSSAKAELNTLFFSLVAVYGCSAFAYVPHSLFWIDYLTQVLKLDLFWMNFNWILYGLGSALGAFSSYMLAKRLGNFQALKILYSVYVFAIFIAVFSFNPLYTFISSFLTGLLNPAVVFLTSYTILQLHGAAYKKLWSIATLIFASIQLIGGLSFSALQHFGVTYHQQFVLAAAVLLLGTAQLFWVTRARTAVN; this is translated from the coding sequence ATGTCCTCTAGCCGCATTAAATTAAGCCTCTTCCTCTGCCTGTGCATGTGCCTTGGCATCGGTATTCTGCGCTTTTCCTACACCGCGCTCCTGCCGTCTACCCGCGATGCATTTGGCTGGACAGCGCAATTCGCCAGCATTTTGGGCAGCGCAAATCTGCTGGGCTATTTAATTGGCGCCTTCTGGGCCATGCGCCTGCCGCAAACCCGCATCATGGCAGCCTATATTCAGGCGGCCGCATTTGCCGGCATGGTCAGCCTGCTGAGCTGCGCTTTTTCCGGGTTTCCAGATGCATGGTATCTGTTCTGGCGCATCATTTCCGGCATCAGTGGCGGGCTGATCATGATTCTCTCGCCAAGCATTGTGGCGCAGTGCAGCGAATTAAAAGACCGCTTTACCATCAACTTTATCGGCTTCAGCGGCATTGGCATCGGCGTTCTGCTGGCGACGCTGTTCCTGCCTTATTTAGACCAGATTGCCATACGCACCGCCTGGCTGATTCTGACCGGCTTCGCCTTCTGCATCGGCATTATCCTCAGCCTGCTGCTCAAAGGGCTGAAGCCGCTGCTCGCCAGCGAAATCCCCCGCAGCAGCGCCAAGGCGGAATTGAATACGCTGTTCTTCAGCCTGGTGGCGGTTTACGGCTGCAGCGCTTTCGCCTATGTGCCGCATTCACTGTTCTGGATAGACTATTTAACCCAAGTGCTCAAACTTGATTTATTCTGGATGAATTTCAACTGGATTCTGTATGGGCTGGGCAGCGCGCTCGGCGCATTCAGCTCCTATATGCTGGCAAAAAGGCTGGGCAACTTTCAGGCCTTGAAAATTCTATACAGCGTCTATGTCTTTGCCATTTTTATTGCCGTTTTCAGCTTCAACCCGCTTTATACCTTTATCTCTTCATTCCTGACCGGACTGCTGAACCCTGCCGTGGTTTTCTTGACCTCCTACACCATTCTGCAACTGCATGGCGCCGCCTATAAAAAGCTCTGGAGCATCGCAACGCTGATCTTTGCATCCATCCAGCTGATTGGCGGGCTAAGCTTCAGCGCTTTGCAGCATTTTGGCGTCACCTATCACCAGCAGTTTGTGCTGGCGGCGGCAGTGCTGCTGCTGGGCACAGCGCAGCTGTTTTGGGTCACGCGCGCGCGGACAGCTGTCAATTAG
- a CDS encoding tyrosine-type recombinase/integrase, whose protein sequence is MLTDAKVKTLKPKEKTYRILDAERLYIEVRTSGTKIWRFKFTLHGKEGTLSFGEYPAVTLQQARKLKDEARTKLAQGINPSLEKKKEKLEKMVKANNTFKAIAEEYAVEQMKHKSADYVGRFKASMALDVYKDIGALPINEITSAHILNVMKSTVHRVNSSAKFGTGEAAANLNRRFIGLVMRYAIITSRLDNDPTYALRSVISQPEVEHARALEPHEKKELRSKIDSYNGSATVRNAALAMLYSMLRTIEIRKLEWSFVDFESKTITLPRSSRQTQQERVMKKNRTHIVPLSTQMIALLEQQHSIAGDQIYVFPSPQKRNCMLSRTTLNRMLEYMGLNKVTAHDFRATASTALYEKGFKEDWVELQLAHVSGNKTKASYNHAKHLAERRKMLQDWADIVDSWKE, encoded by the coding sequence ATGCTCACTGATGCAAAAGTTAAAACTTTAAAACCAAAAGAGAAAACATACCGCATCCTTGATGCTGAGCGGCTCTATATAGAGGTGCGCACTTCAGGGACAAAAATTTGGCGTTTTAAATTCACTCTACACGGAAAAGAAGGTACTTTGAGTTTTGGCGAATACCCTGCTGTAACTTTGCAACAAGCGCGAAAATTAAAAGATGAAGCGCGTACAAAATTGGCTCAAGGCATCAATCCATCTCTGGAAAAGAAAAAGGAAAAGCTGGAGAAGATGGTCAAAGCAAATAACACTTTCAAGGCGATTGCGGAAGAATATGCCGTGGAGCAAATGAAGCATAAATCTGCTGATTATGTTGGCAGGTTTAAAGCCAGTATGGCTCTTGATGTTTATAAAGATATTGGTGCTCTGCCTATTAATGAAATTACTTCCGCTCATATTTTAAATGTCATGAAAAGCACTGTGCACCGTGTAAATAGTTCTGCAAAATTCGGAACAGGTGAAGCTGCGGCAAATTTAAACCGCAGATTTATTGGTCTTGTTATGCGTTACGCAATTATTACTTCTCGACTTGATAATGACCCTACCTATGCTCTAAGGAGTGTGATTTCTCAACCTGAAGTCGAGCATGCCAGAGCTTTAGAGCCACATGAAAAGAAGGAGTTGCGCAGTAAAATAGACAGCTATAATGGGTCTGCAACAGTTCGTAACGCGGCTTTGGCAATGCTCTATTCAATGCTTAGAACTATTGAGATTAGGAAGCTTGAATGGTCTTTTGTTGATTTTGAGTCAAAAACCATTACTTTACCAAGATCGTCGCGACAAACGCAGCAAGAGCGCGTAATGAAGAAAAATAGAACTCATATCGTGCCATTATCTACACAGATGATAGCTTTGCTGGAACAGCAACACTCTATAGCCGGTGATCAAATATATGTTTTTCCTTCGCCGCAAAAGAGAAATTGTATGCTGTCTCGCACGACACTAAATCGTATGCTTGAATATATGGGTTTAAATAAAGTGACTGCACATGATTTCCGCGCAACAGCTTCTACAGCGCTTTATGAGAAAGGTTTTAAAGAGGATTGGGTTGAACTTCAGCTCGCTCACGTGAGTGGCAACAAGACAAAAGCCTCATATAATCATGCCAAGCATTTGGCAGAGCGCAGAAAAATGCTACAAGACTGGGCTGATATTGTTGATAGTTGGAAAGAATAA
- a CDS encoding Lrp/AsnC family transcriptional regulator produces MKISSKYILVKLDRIDKNIIRALQNNGRMQNNDLAREIGLSPSSCLRRVKLLEEAGVIQNYTAVVDPQKIGFQLLLFSRIWLVGQDAETIDSFIEAMKELPQVMECYIILGECDAMLKVVVPDLESYRKFQSTHLTKKNGITSVKTDVPSQIIKQSYQLPLEDL; encoded by the coding sequence ATGAAAATCTCTTCCAAGTATATTCTAGTAAAGCTTGACCGCATTGATAAAAATATCATTCGCGCCCTGCAGAACAACGGCCGCATGCAGAACAATGATCTGGCCCGGGAAATTGGCCTATCCCCCTCTTCCTGCCTGCGCCGCGTCAAGCTGCTGGAAGAAGCCGGCGTCATTCAAAACTATACCGCTGTGGTTGATCCGCAAAAAATCGGCTTTCAGCTGCTGCTGTTTTCGCGCATTTGGCTGGTGGGTCAGGATGCTGAAACCATTGACAGCTTTATTGAAGCCATGAAAGAGCTGCCGCAGGTTATGGAGTGCTACATTATTTTGGGCGAATGCGATGCCATGCTGAAGGTGGTGGTGCCGGATTTGGAAAGCTACCGCAAATTCCAGTCCACGCATCTAACCAAAAAGAACGGCATCACCAGCGTAAAGACTGATGTGCCGAGCCAAATTATCAAGCAAAGCTATCAGCTGCCGCTGGAAGACCTGTAA